One stretch of Fictibacillus sp. b24 DNA includes these proteins:
- the ftsY gene encoding signal recognition particle-docking protein FtsY gives MSFLKRLKEKFSNQQADESSEKFKSGLEKTRNSFSFKVNDLLKRFRKVDEEFFEELEEILIGADVGVHTVLDIIDELKDIARTRNIQNPMELRSAISEKLAEMLQKDEGDNKLNLQTDGMTVILFVGVNGVGKTTTIGKLAHQLKSDGKKVILAAGDTFRAGAIDQLEVWGERAGVDVIKHHEGADPAAVIYDSIQAAKSRKADVLLCDTAGRLQNKVNLMNELSKVKRVIEREIPGAPHEVLLVVDATTGQNAMNQAKTFGQSTDVTGLVLTKLDGTAKGGIVLAIRHELDIPVKFVGLGEKIDDLQEFDADQFVYGLFAGTEEEEAE, from the coding sequence GTGAGTTTTTTGAAACGTTTAAAAGAGAAATTTTCAAATCAGCAGGCGGATGAATCATCCGAGAAATTTAAAAGCGGACTTGAAAAAACAAGAAATTCTTTTTCATTTAAAGTAAATGATCTTCTAAAAAGGTTTAGAAAAGTGGATGAAGAGTTTTTCGAAGAATTAGAAGAAATTTTGATTGGGGCAGATGTTGGAGTTCATACTGTTCTTGATATCATTGATGAACTTAAAGATATTGCCCGCACACGTAATATTCAAAATCCGATGGAGCTGCGTTCAGCGATTTCTGAAAAATTAGCTGAAATGCTTCAAAAAGATGAGGGTGACAATAAACTTAACCTGCAGACAGATGGAATGACAGTTATTTTATTTGTTGGTGTTAATGGTGTTGGTAAGACGACAACGATCGGAAAACTTGCTCATCAGCTCAAAAGTGATGGTAAGAAAGTGATTTTAGCAGCAGGAGACACATTCCGTGCTGGTGCTATTGATCAGTTAGAAGTTTGGGGAGAACGTGCTGGAGTAGATGTGATTAAGCATCATGAAGGTGCAGATCCTGCTGCGGTAATTTATGACAGCATACAAGCGGCAAAGTCCCGTAAAGCCGATGTTCTGCTCTGTGATACTGCTGGAAGATTACAAAATAAAGTGAACTTAATGAACGAATTATCTAAAGTAAAACGTGTAATCGAACGTGAAATACCTGGAGCTCCACACGAAGTACTGTTAGTGGTGGATGCAACAACAGGACAGAACGCGATGAACCAGGCGAAAACATTTGGTCAATCCACAGACGTAACAGGTTTGGTTTTAACAAAACTTGATGGAACAGCAAAAGGCGGAATCGTTTTAGCCATACGCCATGAACTTGATATACCAGTTAAGTTTGTAGGTTTAGGTGAGAAAATTGATGATCTTCAAGAGTTTGACGCTGATCAGTTTGTTTATGGATTGTTTGCGGGAACGGAAGAGGAAGAAGCAGAGTAA
- the smc gene encoding chromosome segregation protein SMC yields MFLKRIDVAGFKSFAERIQVEFVQGVTAVVGPNGSGKSNISDAVRWVLGEQSAKSLRGSKMEDIIFAGSDNRKALNVAEVTLTLDNEDQHLPLDYNEISITRRVFRSGDSEYLINKQQCRLKDIVELFMDSGLGREAFSIIGQGRVEEILSSKSDERRKIFEEAAGVLKYKSRKQKAEAKLSETQENLNRVEDILHELDTQVEPLKIQASIAKDYLEKKEELEVVETAVLVQEIEDLHSRWEKQKTLVAELQRQEADLSVKVKQGETTIERARLDMQAMDESIDELQGALLLASETLEKLEGKKEVLKERKKNYVQNKTSLLEQIQQLKTKKEDLKTQLVAENETLQMKEKELKNVKKQVKDEESRLSVLEMDVEAELEKLKSDYFERLNEQTTIKNEMRYIEDQAKLQSFKSNRLDEENTKFLEQREELKATKQEAEAAYKKAEKDLKLKQEEYQSLKTEISAEDQENRGLQEKLYQAYQFIQQFKSKKEMLESMQDEYAGFMQGVKEVLKAKQTKLAGIEGAVAELLTVPSEIETAIETALGASMQHIVVDHEQNAMKAIQYLKQSRAGRATFLPLNVIKSRYVSSVDVQQASSVDSFVGIASNLVQFDQKYNNIVGNLLGNIIISKDLAGANAIAKQVNYRYRIVTLEGDVVSPGGSMSGGSLKQKSSSLLSRQREVDSLTEKITTMEKQTLQLEEKVSELRNKISKKKDRLETLQTEGEFLREQEQELKSSLREVEIQEKSLNDRLQLYDREKHSFETEKSAADTRIVDLQSKLDAAEKSGKELEETIADLTEKKKSNQSSKEELRETLTLLKIKAAELEQQVVNQREKSSRLQEEFQNVESRSKETEEDYWLLEEEMNSSSSGEDSLDEQIQQRRHEKNNAVKLIAERRKERTESFQSIESMEIGLKEAKRQYKQLSDGLQTEEVSINRLDVELESRLTHLREEYELSYEGAKQKHRLEVPLEDAKRKVKLIKMAIEELGVVNIGAIEEYDRVSQRFDFLTEQRNDLTEAKDTLYGVISEMDEEMKNRFEETFTAIRSHFGVIFKELFGGGRADLVLTQPDDMLATGVDIMAQPPGKKLQQLGLLSGGERALTAIALLFAILKVRPVPFCILDEVEAALDDANVNRFAKYLRAFSKETQFIVVTHRKGTMEEADVLYGVTMQESGVSKLVSVRLEETKELVTS; encoded by the coding sequence ATGTTCCTCAAACGAATTGATGTAGCAGGATTTAAATCATTTGCAGAGCGGATACAAGTTGAATTTGTACAAGGGGTTACGGCTGTGGTCGGACCAAATGGAAGCGGCAAGAGCAACATTTCAGATGCTGTACGCTGGGTTCTTGGTGAGCAGTCAGCTAAGTCGCTGCGCGGTTCTAAAATGGAAGATATCATCTTCGCAGGAAGTGATAATCGCAAAGCCTTAAATGTAGCGGAAGTCACACTTACCTTAGATAACGAAGATCAGCATCTGCCGCTCGATTATAATGAAATATCTATTACAAGACGAGTGTTTCGTTCAGGTGACAGTGAATACTTAATTAATAAACAACAATGCCGTTTAAAAGATATTGTTGAGCTTTTTATGGATTCGGGGTTAGGAAGAGAAGCTTTTTCTATAATCGGACAAGGGCGTGTTGAAGAAATCTTAAGCAGCAAGTCTGATGAACGAAGAAAGATTTTTGAAGAAGCAGCGGGTGTATTAAAGTACAAATCCCGTAAGCAAAAAGCGGAGGCTAAACTTTCAGAAACGCAGGAGAATCTGAATCGTGTTGAAGATATACTTCATGAACTCGATACCCAAGTTGAACCTCTTAAAATTCAAGCTTCAATCGCAAAGGATTACCTCGAGAAAAAAGAAGAGCTTGAAGTCGTAGAAACTGCTGTGCTAGTTCAAGAAATTGAAGATCTGCACTCTCGGTGGGAAAAACAAAAGACTCTAGTAGCCGAACTGCAAAGACAAGAAGCTGACCTATCGGTAAAAGTAAAACAAGGTGAAACAACCATTGAACGAGCAAGGCTTGACATGCAAGCGATGGATGAATCAATAGACGAATTGCAAGGTGCCCTTCTTTTAGCTAGTGAAACCTTAGAAAAGCTTGAAGGAAAAAAAGAAGTCTTAAAAGAACGGAAAAAGAATTACGTTCAAAATAAAACTTCACTCTTAGAACAGATTCAGCAGCTAAAGACCAAAAAAGAAGATTTAAAAACACAGTTGGTTGCTGAAAATGAAACGTTGCAGATGAAAGAAAAAGAGTTGAAAAACGTTAAAAAGCAAGTGAAAGATGAAGAAAGCCGTCTATCTGTATTAGAAATGGATGTAGAAGCTGAACTTGAAAAACTAAAGAGTGATTATTTTGAGCGTCTAAATGAACAAACAACGATTAAAAATGAGATGCGTTATATTGAGGATCAAGCTAAGCTCCAAAGTTTTAAAAGCAATCGTCTCGATGAGGAAAACACAAAATTTTTAGAGCAAAGAGAAGAGCTAAAGGCAACTAAACAAGAAGCAGAAGCAGCATATAAAAAAGCGGAAAAAGATCTGAAATTAAAACAAGAAGAATACCAATCTTTAAAAACTGAAATCTCAGCAGAAGATCAAGAGAACCGTGGCCTTCAAGAGAAATTGTACCAAGCTTATCAGTTTATACAGCAGTTTAAATCTAAAAAAGAAATGCTCGAATCTATGCAAGATGAGTACGCTGGATTTATGCAAGGCGTTAAGGAAGTGCTGAAAGCCAAACAAACTAAATTAGCCGGAATCGAAGGTGCTGTGGCCGAACTTCTGACTGTACCGTCTGAAATAGAAACGGCAATTGAAACAGCACTAGGAGCTTCCATGCAGCATATCGTTGTGGATCACGAGCAGAATGCAATGAAAGCTATTCAATACTTAAAACAATCAAGAGCAGGAAGAGCGACATTCCTGCCATTAAATGTTATAAAAAGCCGTTACGTCTCAAGTGTTGATGTCCAGCAAGCAAGTTCTGTAGATTCATTCGTAGGCATCGCTTCAAACCTCGTTCAGTTTGATCAAAAGTATAATAATATCGTCGGTAACTTATTAGGAAACATTATTATTTCTAAAGATTTAGCGGGTGCCAACGCAATTGCAAAACAGGTGAACTACCGGTATCGAATTGTAACACTTGAAGGTGATGTAGTCTCTCCAGGTGGATCGATGTCTGGAGGTAGCTTAAAACAAAAAAGCAGTTCCTTATTAAGCAGGCAAAGAGAAGTAGATTCACTTACCGAAAAAATTACAACGATGGAAAAGCAAACGCTTCAGTTAGAAGAAAAAGTTTCTGAACTGCGAAATAAAATTTCAAAGAAAAAAGATAGGCTTGAAACACTTCAAACGGAAGGTGAGTTTTTAAGAGAACAAGAGCAAGAACTCAAATCTTCTTTAAGGGAAGTAGAAATTCAGGAAAAAAGCTTAAATGACAGGCTTCAGTTATATGACCGCGAAAAACACTCTTTTGAAACGGAGAAATCTGCTGCTGATACTAGGATTGTTGATCTGCAAAGTAAACTCGATGCTGCTGAAAAATCCGGAAAAGAACTTGAAGAAACAATTGCAGATCTAACTGAGAAAAAGAAGAGTAATCAGAGTTCAAAAGAAGAACTAAGAGAAACACTGACCTTATTAAAAATAAAGGCAGCCGAACTAGAACAGCAAGTTGTTAACCAAAGAGAAAAAAGCTCAAGGTTACAAGAAGAGTTTCAGAATGTTGAAAGTAGGAGCAAGGAAACAGAGGAAGACTATTGGCTTCTTGAAGAGGAAATGAATTCTAGCTCATCAGGGGAAGATTCTCTTGATGAACAAATCCAACAAAGAAGACATGAAAAAAATAACGCTGTTAAACTAATCGCTGAGAGAAGAAAAGAGCGAACAGAATCATTCCAATCAATTGAAAGTATGGAAATTGGATTAAAAGAAGCAAAGCGACAGTATAAACAGTTGAGTGATGGTCTACAAACCGAAGAAGTCAGCATTAATAGACTTGATGTTGAATTAGAATCAAGACTTACTCATCTTCGAGAAGAATATGAGCTTTCCTATGAAGGTGCAAAACAAAAACACAGGCTGGAAGTTCCGCTAGAAGATGCAAAGCGTAAAGTGAAATTAATAAAAATGGCTATCGAAGAGCTTGGTGTAGTGAACATTGGGGCGATCGAAGAATACGACAGAGTGAGCCAGCGTTTTGATTTTCTTACAGAACAAAGGAATGATTTAACGGAAGCGAAGGATACACTGTATGGTGTGATCTCCGAAATGGATGAAGAGATGAAAAACCGTTTTGAAGAAACATTCACTGCTATACGTTCTCACTTTGGTGTCATTTTTAAAGAGTTGTTTGGCGGAGGACGTGCTGATTTAGTATTAACACAGCCAGATGATATGCTTGCTACAGGTGTTGATATTATGGCACAGCCACCAGGCAAAAAGCTGCAGCAATTAGGGCTCCTCTCTGGTGGGGAACGTGCTTTAACGGCGATCGCATTGTTGTTTGCAATCCTTAAAGTAAGGCCGGTGCCTTTCTGTATTTTAGATGAAGTTGAGGCAGCACTTGATGATGCAAACGTAAACCGTTTTGCCAAATACCTGCGTGCTTTTAGCAAAGAAACGCAATTTATTGTCGTAACTCACCGTAAAGGTACAATGGAAGAAGCAGATGTACTGTATGGAGTGACCATGCAAGAGTCAGGTGTATCGAAACTTGTTTCAGTAAGGCTAGAAGAAACAAAAGAACTTGTAACATCATAG
- a CDS encoding DUF1128 domain-containing protein — MDLTTHNHENLSFMIEGLKKKLQLVNSGLIQPEDYELSKYDEIKELYDMVMKMPSFSIRDMEGIVEELASLKTK, encoded by the coding sequence ATGGACTTGACAACTCATAATCATGAAAACTTATCATTTATGATTGAAGGATTAAAAAAGAAACTACAGCTTGTTAACAGCGGACTTATTCAACCAGAAGACTATGAATTATCAAAGTACGATGAGATCAAAGAACTATATGACATGGTAATGAAGATGCCATCCTTCAGCATTCGAGACATGGAAGGAATCGTAGAAGAACTCGCATCGCTTAAAACAAAATAA
- the rnc gene encoding ribonuclease III, with the protein MDDKVRIQKVAPVQERLSIKFENEKLLAQAFTHSSYVNEHRGRTFEDNERLEFLGDAVLELTISQYLYSKFTNMSEGELTKLRAAIVCEPSLVLFANDLHFGDFVLLGKGEENTGGRSRPALLADVFEAFIGALYLDQGLEKVKEFLNQYVVPRINEGAFSHVMDFKSQLQEYVQREGLGHIDYRIIQEKGPAHNREFVSEVRLNEASFGIGYGRSKKEAEQHAAQEAIEKVSKKS; encoded by the coding sequence ATGGATGACAAGGTGCGCATTCAGAAAGTGGCCCCGGTTCAGGAGCGTTTAAGCATTAAATTTGAAAATGAAAAACTGTTAGCTCAAGCATTTACGCATTCATCATATGTGAATGAGCATCGAGGAAGAACATTCGAGGATAATGAAAGACTTGAATTTCTCGGTGATGCCGTTCTGGAATTGACCATTTCTCAATATCTATACAGCAAATTCACTAATATGAGTGAAGGAGAACTTACAAAATTAAGAGCAGCGATCGTCTGTGAACCATCCTTAGTTTTGTTTGCAAATGACCTTCATTTCGGGGATTTTGTATTATTGGGAAAAGGTGAAGAGAATACTGGAGGAAGATCTAGACCAGCTCTTTTAGCAGATGTATTTGAAGCATTCATCGGAGCTTTATACCTTGATCAAGGGCTCGAAAAAGTAAAAGAGTTTTTAAATCAGTATGTGGTGCCCCGAATAAACGAAGGTGCTTTTTCTCATGTGATGGATTTTAAAAGCCAGTTACAAGAATATGTTCAGCGTGAGGGATTAGGTCATATCGATTATAGAATCATTCAGGAAAAAGGACCGGCACATAACAGGGAGTTTGTGTCTGAAGTTAGATTAAATGAAGCTAGTTTTGGAATCGGATATGGAAGATCTAAAAAGGAAGCTGAACAGCACGCAGCACAGGAAGCTATTGAGAAAGTTTCTAAAAAAAGCTAA
- the acpP gene encoding acyl carrier protein, protein MADVLDRVSKIVVDRLGVDASEVKPEASFKEDLGADSLDVVELVMELEDEFELEISDEDAEKIATVGDVVNYINSKQ, encoded by the coding sequence ATGGCAGACGTTTTAGATAGAGTTTCAAAGATTGTTGTGGACCGTTTAGGTGTTGACGCATCTGAGGTTAAACCTGAAGCTTCCTTTAAAGAAGATCTAGGTGCTGACTCTCTTGATGTAGTAGAATTAGTAATGGAACTTGAAGATGAGTTCGAACTAGAAATTTCTGATGAAGATGCTGAGAAAATTGCAACTGTTGGTGACGTTGTAAATTACATAAACAGCAAACAATAA
- the fabG gene encoding 3-oxoacyl-[acyl-carrier-protein] reductase — translation MLENKSVLVTGASRGIGRAIALYFARNGAKVAVNYSGSEAKANEVVEEIKANGGTAFAIKADISSSDDVTNMVKTVVSEFGSLDVLVNNAGITRDNLLMRMKEEDWDAVINTNLKGVFLTTKAVTRQMMKQRQGRIINIASIVGVSGNAGQANYVAAKAGVIGLTKTAAKELSSRGITVNAIAPGFIETDMTGKLEEGIKEDMLRNIPLARFGQPDDIAAAAAFLASDASSYITGQTLHVDGGMVM, via the coding sequence ATGCTGGAAAATAAATCAGTTTTAGTTACAGGTGCTTCCCGCGGGATAGGACGTGCGATTGCCCTTTATTTTGCAAGAAACGGAGCAAAAGTAGCTGTCAATTATTCTGGCAGTGAAGCGAAAGCAAACGAAGTAGTAGAAGAAATTAAAGCAAATGGGGGAACAGCATTTGCTATAAAAGCAGATATCTCTTCTTCTGATGATGTAACAAACATGGTTAAGACGGTTGTCAGTGAATTTGGAAGTCTTGACGTGCTTGTAAACAACGCAGGAATTACGAGAGATAATCTATTAATGAGAATGAAAGAAGAAGATTGGGATGCTGTTATAAACACAAACCTAAAAGGTGTGTTTCTAACAACAAAAGCAGTTACAAGACAGATGATGAAGCAAAGACAAGGACGCATCATCAACATTGCGTCAATTGTTGGAGTATCAGGAAACGCTGGTCAAGCGAATTATGTTGCCGCAAAAGCAGGTGTGATCGGTCTTACAAAAACGGCAGCTAAAGAACTTTCTTCTAGAGGAATTACAGTCAATGCGATCGCTCCGGGCTTCATTGAGACTGATATGACTGGAAAATTAGAAGAAGGTATTAAGGAAGATATGTTAAGAAACATTCCGCTTGCACGTTTTGGACAGCCGGATGATATTGCTGCAGCTGCTGCCTTTTTAGCAAGTGATGCAAGCTCATACATTACTGGCCAGACCCTTCATGTTGACGGCGGAATGGTGATGTAA
- the fabD gene encoding ACP S-malonyltransferase: protein MGKIAFLFPGQGSQFVGMGKSLIHQESSAKAIFEKADEKLGMNLSKIIFEGPEDILKKTENTQPALLTVSTAVLEVLKQHGITPDFVAGHSLGEYSALVAAGSLSFEDAVYAVRNRGLLMEEAVPAGVGTMAAVIGFDQERLEAITAEVSTGDESVQVANLNCPGQIVISGTVGGVEKASALAKEEGAKVIPLQVSGPFHSSLMKPAAEKFKEILDQVAINDAKTPVIANVTAKSITSKEDIKHKLIEQLYSPVRWEETVRELMEQGVDTFVEIGPGKVLSGLVKKVNRRATVIAVGDLETIQSAVEKLKGESVDAGK from the coding sequence ATGGGTAAAATTGCCTTTCTTTTTCCTGGACAAGGTTCTCAATTTGTAGGTATGGGTAAATCGTTAATTCATCAAGAATCTTCAGCTAAAGCTATATTTGAGAAAGCAGACGAAAAGCTTGGTATGAACCTTTCAAAGATTATATTTGAAGGTCCAGAAGACATTTTAAAGAAAACAGAAAACACACAGCCTGCATTATTAACTGTTTCAACTGCTGTTCTAGAAGTGTTAAAGCAGCATGGAATTACACCTGATTTTGTAGCTGGACATAGCCTTGGTGAGTATTCGGCACTGGTTGCTGCAGGCAGTCTGTCTTTTGAAGACGCTGTATATGCTGTAAGAAATCGAGGTCTGTTAATGGAAGAAGCTGTTCCTGCGGGAGTAGGAACTATGGCTGCTGTAATTGGATTTGATCAAGAGCGTTTAGAAGCCATAACTGCAGAAGTTTCAACTGGAGACGAAAGCGTTCAAGTTGCGAATTTGAATTGCCCGGGACAGATTGTTATCTCCGGGACAGTAGGCGGGGTTGAAAAAGCGAGTGCTTTAGCAAAAGAAGAAGGAGCAAAAGTCATTCCACTTCAAGTAAGCGGCCCTTTTCACTCATCACTTATGAAACCTGCAGCTGAAAAATTCAAAGAAATCTTGGATCAGGTTGCAATTAACGATGCTAAAACACCTGTAATTGCAAATGTAACCGCGAAATCTATTACGTCTAAAGAAGATATTAAACATAAGCTGATCGAACAGCTGTATTCACCTGTGCGCTGGGAAGAAACAGTGAGAGAGCTAATGGAACAAGGTGTAGATACTTTTGTGGAGATCGGACCAGGAAAAGTATTGTCTGGGCTTGTGAAGAAGGTAAATAGAAGAGCAACTGTTATTGCAGTTGGTGACTTGGAAACGATTCAGTCTGCTGTAGAAAAACTGAAAGGAGAATCTGTCGATGCTGGAAAATAA
- the plsX gene encoding phosphate acyltransferase PlsX, whose translation MNIAIDAMGGDNAPQEIVKGALLAVEQYPELSITLVGDQDQIKKYLPENHSFNIIHTVEVIETSEEPVRAVRRKKNSSMVLAANEVKTGKADAYISAGNTGALMASGLFYVGRIKGIERPALSPTLPTLDGNGFLFLDVGANMDAKPEHLLQYALMGSVYWQQVRGVEKPRVGLLNVGTESEKGNALTKAAFPLLQEADINFVGNVESRDLLMGAADVVVCDGFAGNLVLKSIEGTAISMFSMIKDQLTSSLTSKLAAGVLKPKLRGIKEKLDYTEYGGAGLFGLAAPVIKAHGSSNANAVLNAIRQTKNMVEKNVVSTIQNHIQSDNQKEE comes from the coding sequence ATGAATATCGCGATAGATGCAATGGGCGGCGACAACGCACCACAGGAGATCGTTAAAGGTGCCTTGCTTGCTGTTGAACAATACCCAGAGCTCTCCATTACACTAGTAGGAGACCAGGATCAAATTAAAAAGTATTTGCCAGAGAATCACTCATTCAACATTATACATACGGTTGAAGTGATTGAAACATCTGAAGAACCTGTGCGTGCCGTTCGCCGCAAAAAGAATTCATCAATGGTTCTAGCTGCAAATGAAGTGAAAACTGGAAAAGCGGATGCATATATCTCTGCTGGCAATACAGGTGCTTTGATGGCAAGCGGATTATTTTACGTTGGGCGTATTAAAGGTATTGAAAGACCAGCGTTATCTCCTACACTGCCTACATTGGATGGTAATGGATTTTTGTTCTTAGATGTAGGAGCTAATATGGATGCGAAACCAGAACATCTTTTACAGTATGCACTGATGGGTTCGGTCTATTGGCAGCAAGTTAGAGGTGTTGAAAAGCCAAGAGTCGGTCTGTTAAACGTTGGAACAGAGAGCGAAAAAGGAAATGCTCTAACGAAAGCGGCATTTCCCTTATTGCAAGAAGCAGATATTAACTTTGTCGGAAATGTAGAATCAAGAGATTTATTAATGGGTGCAGCGGATGTAGTCGTTTGTGATGGTTTTGCTGGAAACTTAGTGCTTAAATCCATTGAAGGAACCGCGATCAGTATGTTTTCCATGATAAAAGACCAGCTTACATCAAGCCTCACATCTAAGCTTGCAGCAGGCGTACTAAAACCTAAACTTCGCGGAATTAAAGAAAAGCTTGATTATACGGAGTACGGCGGGGCAGGATTATTCGGTCTTGCAGCGCCAGTTATTAAAGCTCACGGTTCTTCAAATGCTAATGCAGTGTTAAATGCCATTAGGCAAACAAAGAACATGGTAGAGAAGAACGTTGTAAGCACAATTCAAAATCATATACAATCTGATAATCAAAAGGAGGAATAA
- the fapR gene encoding transcription factor FapR, whose protein sequence is MKKSKKERQELLRETIKITPFITDEELADKFSVSVQTIRLDRLELSIPELRERIKSVAETKLDDVKALPIEEVIGEIIDLQLDESAISILDIKEEHVFSRNKIARGHHVFAQANSLAVAIINDELALTAKANIRFSRTVRVGERIIAKARVRETGSERTIVEVNSYVEKELVFNGEFTMYRSTHDTKEGS, encoded by the coding sequence ATGAAAAAATCAAAAAAAGAGCGGCAAGAGCTGCTAAGAGAGACAATTAAAATAACTCCTTTTATTACAGATGAAGAATTGGCAGATAAATTCAGCGTCAGTGTTCAGACGATCAGGCTTGACCGCCTTGAGCTTTCAATCCCTGAACTCAGGGAAAGAATTAAGTCTGTTGCCGAAACAAAACTGGATGATGTTAAAGCTCTGCCGATTGAAGAGGTTATAGGAGAGATCATTGACCTTCAACTCGATGAATCAGCAATTTCAATTTTAGACATAAAAGAAGAGCATGTATTTTCACGTAATAAGATTGCAAGAGGACATCACGTGTTCGCCCAAGCCAATTCACTTGCTGTGGCGATCATTAATGATGAACTTGCACTGACTGCAAAGGCCAACATTCGTTTTTCTCGTACGGTTAGAGTAGGAGAAAGAATAATTGCCAAGGCTAGAGTAAGAGAAACGGGTTCAGAAAGAACGATTGTAGAAGTAAACAGTTATGTTGAAAAAGAGCTTGTTTTTAATGGCGAATTTACGATGTACAGATCAACACATGATACAAAGGAAGGAAGTTAA